The following nucleotide sequence is from Alkalihalobacillus sp. LMS39.
CATTTCTAAACATAGCTTTAAGTTCTTCTATCGTTTCCACCCGTTCCCGTAACGGTGGTTCAATTGGAGTTTCTTCTATGATTTCGAATTCTTGTTTTGTTGTACGAAAGCTTTTTAATTTTTGAATGGCCTGTTTCCATTTAGACTGTTCCTCTTTCTCAATAGCGTGCTCTACCTCGGCATTTAAAGGATTCTCGCCTAATTCCCATTCCAGTTTTAAATTATGCCATCGCTCTTTTTTTAACCTAGTAAATTGACTAGGGTAACGATGAATGTCAAATTGGTACCTGGAAATATAATCTTCCAATTTTATTAAATGAGCCACAAACGTTGTACCTCCATTGTTGTCATTGCTTTACTTATTATACCTCAATATAAGAAAAATACGAACACAGGAATAATGACAGAAACAATAACTGCACTTACTGTCATCGCTATCGTACTAATAGCACCTTCTTGTTCACTATGTTCCATCGCTTTCGCAGTTCCAATTGCATGTGAGGCCGTTCCCATTCCGACGCCTCGCCCAACAACATGGTTAATTTTACACCAACGTAGTAGCATTGGACCACCGACGGCCCCACTAATCCCTGCAAACATAACAAAAATAGCAGCAAGCGGACTGGCACCGCCTATCGTTTGTGCGATATCCATTGCAACTGGTGTTGTTACAGATTTTGGTAACAGAGAAAAAATAACGTCCTTCTCGATATCGAGCCAGCTCGCTAACTGAAAACCTGTATACACCCCTACAACAGACCCAACTCCAACCCCTACACATACAGGAACAATATATTGTGTAAACAAAGCTCTTTGTTTATACAATGGGTATCCTAATGCAACAACAGCAGGACCAAGTAAATGCTCGATCCATTTCCCACCTTGTTGATATGTTTCATAAGGAATTTCAAAGAATACTAGAATAAATACGATGAACAGAGTCCCTGTTAAAATCGGCAAGGTAAGTGGATTCGGGTATTTTTTATATAACACTTTCCCTAGTATGTAAACAGCGAGCGTCATCATAATAAACAAGAAACTGACGAATACGTTACCCATCGGACTTCTCCTTTTTTTGGACAAGCCATTGTGTTGTCAGACCTGCAACTACTATGACTATAACCGTACTAAAAATGGCTATGAAAACTAAAAATATGCCCGTGCCAGAAAATAAATGGACAAAACCGATAACTCCTACTGTGACTGGTAAAAAAAGCAGTGGCATATGCCGCAACAATAATGTTGTCCCTTCTTCAATCCATTTCGGTTGAATGACTTTAAAAAATAAGAGCAGAAAAAAAAGTAACATCCCAACAATACTTCCTGGAATTGGTAAATTGAGTCGTGTTTGGATTTGTACCCCGATAAAAAATAAACAATATAAAATCATAATATGGACCATTATCCGGATGATGGACATTGAGCCATTCCCCCTAGTTCTGAAAAGGAAATTGTTGAATTGCTTCATATTTTGGTGATCGCTGTAAATGAGTTTGATATAAAACCATTTCATTTGCTTGCCATGTGTTCACTTTATCTGTTAATGGCGTTAAAGGCAAATCAAAAGGCTGATGTCCACTCCATTGCCTAGCGATTGTTATATGAGGTTTGTATGCTCGATTTTCGAGCGTAAATCCAACTTCATGACAGGCTTTCGCCACTATGTTCTGAAGCTCATATAATGGCTTTGATTGTTCTATACCAACCCACAGAATCCGAGGACGATCTGGTTTTCCAAACATACCAAGTGTTGAAAGTGTAAGTTCAAACGGTTTTGGCACTATTTTTTCTTTTAAACGAATGCCAAGTTCTTGACG
It contains:
- a CDS encoding LrgB family protein — encoded protein: MGNVFVSFLFIMMTLAVYILGKVLYKKYPNPLTLPILTGTLFIVFILVFFEIPYETYQQGGKWIEHLLGPAVVALGYPLYKQRALFTQYIVPVCVGVGVGSVVGVYTGFQLASWLDIEKDVIFSLLPKSVTTPVAMDIAQTIGGASPLAAIFVMFAGISGAVGGPMLLRWCKINHVVGRGVGMGTASHAIGTAKAMEHSEQEGAISTIAMTVSAVIVSVIIPVFVFFLY
- a CDS encoding CidA/LrgA family protein, translated to MSIIRIMVHIMILYCLFFIGVQIQTRLNLPIPGSIVGMLLFFLLLFFKVIQPKWIEEGTTLLLRHMPLLFLPVTVGVIGFVHLFSGTGIFLVFIAIFSTVIVIVVAGLTTQWLVQKKEKSDG
- the thpR gene encoding RNA 2',3'-cyclic phosphodiesterase produces the protein MENTHYFLAVPINKAIKETIHSWRQQHQSAWPFKRWVHKEDYHITLVFLGNATKEQRQELGIRLKEKIVPKPFELTLSTLGMFGKPDRPRILWVGIEQSKPLYELQNIVAKACHEVGFTLENRAYKPHITIARQWSGHQPFDLPLTPLTDKVNTWQANEMVLYQTHLQRSPKYEAIQQFPFQN